The genome window AATTCTGAGGGGGAAGGTCCTCTCTACATTGCTATCTCTTCGCTGCAGTAATAGCCCTCGTTGATGTAGTATTGATTCCCTTCTTTGTGAGTCTATGAGCTCGTTTgattcgcgggaaaagaagaagagaaaatgtggtcaacggaaaagtaatgagatgcatcttgtttggttggagttttcaaatgagagagattgaaaagttgtattcccattggaatatgattctcacattttatagaaaagtctttcccatgagaaatatagaaaaattacttttctatgagatgggaatcactccatttttattttttttcaaaaagacccttcagcattaaaaaagcattaaagaggcttTTCTATGAGATGGGAATCAGATATTGTTTTGTTTTTACGCCAATGCAATAGAGAACGAATACGAGAAAGAGACTTTCATTTCCAGTCTaccattatttaatatttaatttagGGGCAGGAACAaatagaaaattttctgcattaaagacctaatttttattaagggtataataggaattatacataactttctcaggaaagtggatggtcaaccaaacataagcattttggaaatctgtcactttcccatgatcaaccaaatataccaaaagtacttttctaggcatACTATTTCTAGGAATCTGCTTTACAGAAATCATATTCTtaggaaggaaaatgtttcctgcgaaccaaacgagccctatattGGAACAAGGGTGAGTCTCCAAGGCCTAATTGCTTCTTAAATTACGTTAAATCTCTATGTAAGTCCTGTTTTTCTTgtgcttctcttctttttcaaggcattttgaTGATTGCAATGGGAGCAACCTGAGAATTTGAATAGGATTCGTGTGGAAAAATTTGAGCTTTTGGATGCTCTGTTTGTGCGTATTGTGGAATTTTGGGATTTGGGTTTGGAGCTTTCCTGTGATAAACTAAAGGAAAGGATTTATgaatgatttcttttacattatCATCGAATTTTTATTTGACGGATCTAAGATTTAGTTGTCATTAGAATCCGTCAAACTTCTCGTCTACAATTATTCTCCTTTTTCTACGgcctttctccccttttttttgaaGCTTCTGGCGATGGAAGAATACCTAGGATACAATTCTAGTGGAAAAACTAAAGCTTGGTTTCCTTGTAATGTTATTGTTAAAGATTGGATTTTTAGAACGATGACTTTGAAAATCTCTAGTTTTGTTCAATTTTGGTTTGGGACCTCGGGCTTGCATGATTGCatcggacaaaaaaaaaaagaaaaaagagttgACTGGTCAGCCCagacatattttataaaattatcGCCAAATCCAGGCCGGAAAACATCTAAAAGTCGTTGACGACGACGGTTGACCTGGATCATAAAGAACTGGATTCGTGGAGGATCGCGATTGGAAACGATTGAATGGCTCCAGCATGTCTTATCTAGCTTCGTTCACCTCCGAGTCATCGGCGCCGTTCACCTCACCTATGGGAAAGCCTCTGCCTCTTGGCCTCGGACACCTGCTCCCATGGCTTTTGAGCTTCCTGCTGCTCCCCTCTCCATCCCTTGCCGATGTCGGCACGGCCTCATTCTACGGACCGCCGTATCTTCGTAAGTGCCACCGCCGCCCAGAAAAAACCACCgccatctctctcttttgtgcTTGATCGTATCGTTCTCTCTCCAACAGCTACTGCATGCTACGGGAGCGACGAGGGCCAGTTCCCTGCGGACAATCTCTACGCGGGCGCCGGGGAGGGGATTTGGGACAATGGCGCGTCCTGTGGGAGGGTGTACCTGGTGAGATGCCTCAGCTCAGCCACGCCGGACGCGTGCGTCGAGGGCCAGACGATCCAGGTGGTGATCCTCGATCGTGCGGCCACTCTGAATTCGATCCCTTCGACGAACGGGACCACTATGGTTCTCTCGAGCCCTGCTTTCGGAATGATAACCCAACAGTCGGTAGGGGTGATCAACATCGAATTCACACCGTAAGATCCTTCTCCCCCTTTTCTCCTGTTTGATAAAAACAGAGTATTTCCGTATTCTTACCATGCTACGAGGCTCTTTTGTCTTGAGTGCTCATCTCCATCTCCCCTGCTACCCGAGAATGCATTAATGTTCTTCTCAGAGACCTGATAACATCCAACCAATCACTTAACATCCTCCGTCCTGAATAATCTCGGTCCTGAATCATCACACATAGGCAAGTCTTCGCTCATCGAGTGGAGTTTGGCTATATGACCCTACTTGTCATCAGTCAATATTTAAAGCCAGACCCTGTTAACATCATCCCTTGCCCttcgccttttttttttctttaatctcTATATTTTAGTTCATACCTTCATATAGGCCTTTTTTTGTTATGTTGTATCAAAACAAAAAGGCGTTATTCtaagatttttgttttttgggcAAATTCATTATTGTAAGGTTGGCGTAATTATAGGAAGTCTTTAGATGTGAATCGTCATGCAACTCTAGCTGCACAGCCATCAGCTTTCGCTGCTGGATCCCTTGTGCTGATTGCAATGACGCTAGTGAAACAGAGTGCATTAGCCACCGCATTGCactggattagaatttctttttaattatttttattatttaaggaAATGCACCTGCGAGTTATATTTGTGCTAGAAGgagctttgtttttttttttaaaaaaaaaaaagaaaacaaagatgaGGAGTGATGTCCTggtattctctaacaagcacaaaGCCAAATCCAGGTTAACCCCATGTACCTAAGTTCCAGCCGCCTGAAGAAAGCTACTCTGGCTAATATTTGTATAACTAGTTGCGATTCAACGGTCTggtattatttaataatatctTATTGTGAGGCACCGTGAGAGTCTCAAACTTGGTGCTGCAAAGATTAGTGCAACCATGTTACGTAGAATCCTTTCATATCTAATGCTGACCTTTATCTCTTGaactgtttctttcttttctttttccactTGTTTGCCGTTCattcttgagattgtggtgctATATGTACAACACTGAATGTTGTTTTATTTTGCAGTATTTGACAGCCGCCAGAGATCCCAAGATCAGACCAATTTTGAAGCATCGTTAAATTAATTTAATGTTTCAGGAAAAACAACAAAAGAaagtatatttttctttctttttttatttttttatttttttgctaaagaaaagTGTATTTTTCTAGTTCCTGAATTGTGCGTATGTTTTTTCCCCCTTTCAACTAGGtcatttttatttcttcttctatacTTTCTTTGCTTTGTAATGCTCTTTTTCCCCTTCAAAAAATGCTTCAACTTGAGCGTTATTGTTTCCCTTCGtctctctttcctctttcttttttttatatttttttataaaaatttatatagaCGTATATTCTTTCGGTTAACTATTTTAAATGAGATCCTAGTTAGATTGCCACACTCTTTCTCTCGCAATTCGCTTCTGATGTGCCTTTCTTTCGTTTGGTTAATAAAGTCGCCGGACCCTCTGCTCCTCTCTTCCCCCcgcccccaaaaaaaaacaagggaTGGGAAAGAACCTTGCGTCTCGAGCCTGCCAAGAGTAAACGGGATGCGAGTCGCTCATATTGCGTGGTGTCTTGTCATTGCTTTCTTTTGAATGGGCATCGTCAAATGTGCCACCGAGACAGGCAAAGTGATTGGTGCAAAGCGATTTTTTTTTCTGGGAGAACGTAGCATCCGTGCATCCGAATGAGTGCGGTTCTATTTGATGCGGTCGTTTTCGGTTCTCAAGGCCTTCATCCATCATGCTTTTCAGGTTCCATGAAAGAAACAAAATCTATCAAAGCTAAACCGGCCGCCGGTGCAGCCAGGTCAAGTAGGCAGGTACAAATTGGCTATTCTCCACACGGCATGAGGTCAAGGCGTGCTCGATACGGCGGCATTTTTTCGCCCGGAAAGGTTCGGAGGAAGCGTTGAACAACGGAAGGCAGATGTTTCTTGGAAGATTAAAGGACTTAGGAAAATTCTATCCTACGGACAATGTACATGCCCCATCACAGTTTGATGATGGTGATGACACGGGTCTCCAGATTTTTTTGGAAACTGATCTCAAACGGCAGGAGAAGATTTTTTTGGACGTCATGCATTGCTGCATGAAGATTTGCGCGTGCCGATGGGACACGGCTGTATTTTCCGTGCAAAAGATTTGCTTCAAGATGTATGCAGGTGGTGAATAAAATAAAACTGGACGTATTTTGAGATCCGTGCAGATCACGATCTGATGGGCGACGTCTCATTCTTTTGTGTCAGTGATACAACCACAATTCGTGCCGATAGCACCGTAGATGATAAGCGGTTAAGTCCCCTTTGCGCAAATGCACACCTTAAAAGCAAGAGAGATGGTGAATGACAAGGGTTTGTTCGGGGGTGCTGTGATTTTGTGCTGCTTTTCCATAAATTAGTGAAATATTGTAGGGAGATTGGCGTTGAAGATAgcatttgcattttttttttttgtttcaaacCAATAAATCTCTGCTACCAAATATATCTTAAGATTTtataaataatttgaaaaagataaatattttctagttcatggatttttgaaaataaaaataggaaaaaCTATAAAGCACTACTAAATGAGTCCTAAGAAACTGGATTTTGATGCGTGCCATCTTGTCCCCATGCATGCATCTGAGTATCTTTATAACCATTTTTATAGACATTTAATTGTAACCTATTATAATGCTCAAAATGCACATGACCACTACTAAAAATTACATGTTTTGAGATTTATTTTAGTAGCTATGGtcttgatttaattaaatttgataTTTCTGCAGATGTTGGAGTTTTATTATGCGCAAAATCATAAAAATGCTGGCTTCAAAGGAGTTTTCCCCTCAACTGGCTGTTTAGTTACCTCTaagttttttaatatataatcataaaaatatgatttcctGAAGCACCTTTTATGGAAAACAAAAAGGATTTTGTTCGTAGCAGAACtcatttttttaagttttatgaCTTAGCCAATTTTAGCCGAAGGAGTTTTACAGATAGCCCTCATgctcattttcttttataaaaaaaattggcatACTTTAAATTATTGAGAGAGATCTAATCAAGGTCATTATGGGAAttgtaaaagaaaatataaagtaTCTATTTGCGATCGTTCATAAAATTATGGAAATCCCAACTTTAAGGGGGAGTTCTTTATGAGGCTCCTTCTTCTGAAAGTGTAATATGAAGATTTCTTTATTACTATTATAACGTTTAGTCAGATTTAAATCACTGACTAGGATCGATCATTGGGAAATTCTAAAGTCGGAAAAGATAGCTTCTTTTATGCAAAGTCAAGTCTCCCATACTCATAAACTTTAAATGGAAGAGTTGCAAAAGAATTACACAAAAAGCTATCTATTTTTCCTTCTCTATAAAATTTATGACCAGCGCGTTGCAATAAGAAAACTTACTTGGTACCGTACCATATACTCCATCAAAGTCTTGTATGCCTCATATGTCTTGACAGGAGGTCATCAAATCCTATAAGGTATGCAAGTTACATTAGTTGTGAGCCCCTTGCAACTTACCAGCTAAATTCCAATATATTAACCAACATTTAGGTGTTTTTGTTAATTGTAGGAAgagataaataaatagataaatatttttttaaccaaaaaaaatagatagataaataaatcaattaataaataataaatgaatcaattaattaattattggaAATAAACAAAATGAAAGAATAGCAATGTCTTAATCAAAATTTTAGGTGACGAATCTAAAATTAATGAACTACTAAAGGTGTCAAACTCAAATCATCAAACTGAGAACTCATCTAATTAATGAACCTATATTACAAGCATAAACTCAGAAGAATTCCCCTAGCGTATGTTCATAAATCCACGATTTGCGTTCTCTTTTGCTCGCATAGTTAACTCATGATGAGAAATGAAATTAGAATAGGGGAAAAAATTGTAATTTTCGAATCTATTGGGCTTAATAAGCAAACAAGTAGATACTACAAACGAGTACTCTAAGTGGACCCAATCCTTTTCTTGGGCCCGGCCGGCAGCGCCGGCCATCGGGGGGCCCGTTTCCCTACAAGATCCGTCCATCAAGACCGTGCATCAACGCGAAATGTCGGACAGTCCAAactttttgattggaggccagGGATCGACGAAATCCCAGCCCTCAGATAGTCCGATCAGCGAGGCCCGGGGGGTGTACCCAATGTCGCAGCCGCGTCGCGTTGCGAACTCTACGCCGCCCCACCGCACGTTAGAATTCTATGGGCGACGCGGTCCTCTTCTCCACTCTTCCTTAtgcgtcttcttcttcctcttaagCTCCATTTCTCTCCCCCTCCAAAAGGAAAATCTTGGCAGCTCATCGTTAGATAAATCTCGATATTTCCCCAATAGAAAGGTTTGTTTTCTTGGatttttcttcattttgtttCTTCTGAAGTCCGATGCGAATTTAGAGAGAATTATGGCGATTAATTTCTTTATCCTGCCTCTGACTTGATGGTCTGTCTCGTGGGttctagggttttagggttcgaTGGAGATGCAGGTGGAGTCGGAGGTGCAGCGGGACGGGGAGCCGAATCCGAAGGATTCCGACCCTCTCCTCGAGAAGAAGGACGACTCGTCGTCGGGGACTTCGGACGAGATAAAGGACGAGGAGATCGAGGCTTCTTCCTCTGCGTGCTGCCGTATCTGCCTCGAGAACGACTCCGAGCCAGGTGACTTCATTTTACTGGCTTCTCAGATGATCGCTTCTTTTGATTTTAGgtggttttcttttttgttggttGGAGCTTCTGTAATTGACGTCTTGACTTCTCGGATTTGGGATTTCTTCGATATTTCTTTTCTGAAAATACTCAAATTTCGATTTCAATTCAGCAATTTATGGTCAGCCCAGTTATTCGTTAGGTTTGTGCCTTTCATCAATTGTCTTCTGAGTCCTTGACTATGAAAGTGTCGGATGACAAATTGAGTGCATGCGCAAAATGCGAACTCTACGAACTGTAAGATGTCATGGCTGCTTGCCAGCATCAGTTGCATGCGATGATAAAGGAAGAATACAAAACCCCTCAATTCTTTAGCCTTAGATCAATTTGAACATCTCTTTGCTGCCAACTTTGAATATGTGGATTATGACATCAATAAAGGTTTTATTGTCTAGCAAAGAATAGTAGAAAGAACTTGTTGTACAAACTGACAACTTACTTCTTTTATCATCGATGCCGGCTAACTAGGTTTCTTTTTTTGGAATGGGGAATAACAATTGTTTTGTGGTGACCCCTTGATGATAATCGCCTCTGCTTCATGGCTGGACCCTATATTGGAAATGTATCTCAGTTGGAAGAGGGTGTGCTGCCAACAAAATTGGGCCACTAGAACAATGTGTTCGTGGTGAACAATTAGGGAAATGTGGTGGAAGGCC of Phoenix dactylifera cultivar Barhee BC4 unplaced genomic scaffold, palm_55x_up_171113_PBpolish2nd_filt_p 000454F, whole genome shotgun sequence contains these proteins:
- the LOC103711885 gene encoding EG45-like domain containing protein isoform X2 produces the protein MSYLASFTSESSAPFTSPMGKPLPLGLGHLLPWLLSFLLLPSPSLADVGTASFYGPPYLPTACYGSDEGQFPADNLYAGAGEGIWDNGASCGRVYLVRCLSSATPDACVEGQTIQVVILDRAATLNSIPSTNGTTMVLSSPAFGMITQQSVGVINIEFTPI
- the LOC103711885 gene encoding EG45-like domain containing protein isoform X1 produces the protein MSYLASFTSESSAPFTSPMGKPLPLGLGHLLPWLLSFLLLPSPSLADVGTASFYGPPYLPTACYGSDEGQFPADNLYAGAGEGIWDNGASCGRVYLVRCLSSATPDACVEGQTIQVVILDRAATLNSIPSTNGTTMVLSSPAFGMITQQSVGVINIEFTPFHERNKIYQS